The segment CGCCGATCTGCACGATGTCGGCGGTCTCGACCACCATCTCCAGCCCCTTGGCATCCATGGCCTCGGTGACGATCATCAGCCCCGTTTCCGCACGCGCGACCGCCAGGAGCTCGAGGCCGAGCTGGCCCAGGCCCTGGAAGGCGTAGGGCGACGAACGGGGCTTGAAGGCACCGGCCCGGAGCACCGTGGCACCGGCCGCCTTCACCTGCCGGGCGGAGAGGAGGATCTGCTCCTCGCCTTCGACGGAGCAAGGGCCCGCCATGATGATGACTTCCCGGCCGCCGATCGTCGAACCATCCGGCAGCGGGACCCGCGTCGGCTCCGGCTTCCACTCGCGCGAGACCTGCTTGTACGGCTTGGAGACGTGGATCACCTCGGCCACGCCGGCGAGCGCCTCGACGCGCGAGGCGTCGACGCGGCCATCGTTGCCCACCAGTCCGACGGTGGTGCGCTGGCGGCCCGGCATCGGGCGCGCTTCGTACCCCATCGTCTGGATCACCTCGACCACGCCGGCGATCTCGTCCGGGGTGGCGTCCTGCTTCATCACGATCAGCATCGGTCAGGTCCGAGTATGGTAGTGGTCAGGCCGCAGTGGTGGTCTGCTCGCCGAGACGCACCCCGACGATGGTGGAAACCCCCGGCTCCTGCATCGTCACGCCGTAGACGGCATCGGCGGACTGCATGGTGCGCGGGTTGTGGGTGATGACCAGGAACTGCGTCTGGCCCTTGAACTGGTCGAGCAACCGGATGAAGCGCCCGACGTTGGCGTCGTCAAGCGGCGCGTCCACTTCGTCCATGAGGCAGAAGGGGTTCGGCTTCGTCAGGTAGATCGCGAAGAGCAGCGACGTCGCCACCAGCGTCCGTTCGCCGGACGAGAGGAGGTGGATGCGCTGAGTCTTCTTGCCGCGCGGCGAGGCGTGGATCTCGATCTCCGCCTCGAGCGGATCATCCGGATCGGAGAGCCGCAGGTCGCACTCGCCGCCGCCGAAGAGCGTCTGGAAGACCGAGAGGAAGTTCTCCCGGATGGCGACGAACGTCTCGGCGAAGAGCGCCTTGGCGGTGCCATCGATCTCCTTGATCGCCTGCAACAGCGCCTGCCGTGCGGCGACCAGGTCGTCGCGCTGCGCCTGCAGGAAGGTGGCGCGCTTGCTCTCCTCGGCGTGCTCCTCGACCGCGAGGGCATTGACCGGACCAATCTGCTCGAGTGCCGCGGCGATCCGTTCCGCCTCGGTCTCCAGCGTCTCGAGATCGAGATCGAGCACCGGCGCCGCCTCGGCGAGTTCGTCGAACGGCCGCTTCCACTCGGTCTCGACGCGCTCGACGATCCGGGCGCGTTGGGCCGTGGCATCGGCGACGCCGAGCTCGAGGCGATGGTGCTCCTCGCTCTTCGATTCGACCGAGCGACGCACATCGGCGAGGTCGGCCTCGATCTCGGCGAGCTTCGTCTCCGCCGCCTGCAAGGCGCCTTCCGCTTCGCCGGCCGCGGTCTCCAGCGCCATCAGCTGCTGGGCCCGTTCGTCCCGGCCACCCTGCCACTCGCTGCGCTGGGCCTCGAGTTCGAGCGTGTCGGCGTCGAGTCGGGCAATCTCCTCGGTGCGGATCCGGCCGGAGGTCTCGGCCTCGGCGATGACGCGTTCGGTGCGCTGAATCGCGTCATTCGCGGCACGGAGGCGGGCGGCGATGTGCGCCTCCTGCACCTGCCACTGCGAGCGCGCTTCGCGGGCCACTTCCTGCTCGCCTTCGAGTTCCGTGAGCTGCGCCCGGGTGGTGACGAGGGCCTCGTCGAGGCGGGCACGTGCCGCACTCCCCTCGGCGAGCGCGGCCTCGACCTGGGTGGCACGCTGCTCGGCCCGGGTGAGGCGCTCGCGGAGGCGACCGAGCTGTGTCTCGGCCTCGGTGATCTCGCGATCGAAGTTGGTCACGCGGCGCGCCAGGTCTTCGCGCGCGGCGATCGCCTGACGCTCCGCCTCGCGGAGTCGTTCGGCGGCCTGTTGCGCCTCGGTCGCTGCGGCATCGAGTGCCAGCAACTCGGCGGCGGTGCGATCGCGACGCGCATCGGCATCGGCGAGCGCCGCGCTGCGCGTGTCGAGGTCGCGGCCGAGGGTCTGCAACTCGGCACGCCGACGGATCGGGCCCGACGCGGCCGCGGGGCCGGTCAGGAAGACGACGCCGTTGGCGCGACGCAGACCGCGTCCGCCGCCATGCAGCACTTCGGAGCCGCCGACGAGCGCCTTCACCCAGTCGGCGGCGAGCGGATCGACGCGCAGTGCCGTCTCGGCGAGCGCCCCGCTGCGCACCGGACCCGGCGCAACCGGGAGGAGAATCAGGGTGCCCGGCTGTTCCTGGGCATGCCATGCCTGGATCGCGGGAATTGCCGACGCATCGCGGATGAGGACGGCGTGGACGTAGTCGCCCAGCAACTGCTCGGCGAGCTCGGCCTGGTCGCCCTCGGTCGAGATGTAATCGGCGAGCGGCCCGAGCACCTGGTCACCAAAGCGACCCGGCCGGCCAGGAGCGCGGCCGCGGCCGGGGCGAGTCCGACGCGATCGCGTTCCAGCGCTTCGAGGGCGGAACGACGCGCCGTGATGCGCGCCACGTCCTCTTCGATCGTGCGGCGCTCGGCCAGCTCACGGGCTTCGCGATCGCGCGTCTCGCGCAGCAGGAGGCGCGACTGCTCGGCGGCCGCGGCGCCCTGCCGGAAGTCGGCGCTGTGCCGATCGGCCACGTTGCTCGCGTCGGTCAACTTCTCGCCGGTGGACTGGCGCTCCTGCGTCAGTTGCGCGACGTGGGCCTCTTCCTGCGCCACGCGCTCGCGCAGCGAGGCGAGCTCGCCATCGAGCGCGGTGCGCTCGCCTTCCAGCGACCGCAACTGCTGCGCGGCCTGCTGCAGTTCCTGCTCCATGCGCCGCACAACGTCACGCTGCCCGGCCAGGCGCTGCCGCACGGCCTGCTCGGCCTCGGCACGCCCCGACAGTTCGCCCTGCACCCGCTGATGCTCCACCTCGGCGCTCTGGCGCTCCTCGGTGGCGGTGCCGAGCTCGAGGCGGGCCTGCTGCAGGCGGACCTCGGAATCGCCGCGCTCCAGCGTGGCGCGCTCACGGCGCTGGGCCGCGTTGGCGAGCCGTTCGGAGGCGACGGCGAGATCACCATCGAGCTTGCCGAGCGCGACGCGGGCGTGGCCCAGGTCATCGACGACCGCGGTGCGGTGCCGTTCGGCGGTGGCGCGCGAGGTGACGGCCTCTTCGCGGGCCGCCTCGACGACCGCGAGCCGTTCACGGGCCTGGGGCAGCAGGTGGGTGAGCTCGGCGTGGCGCCGTTCGAACGACTCGGCGTCCTCGGCCAGCTGATCCAGCCGGCGACGGGCCAGGGTCAGGGTGACGGCGAAGCGCTCCTCCGTCAGCGAGACGTGCCGTTCGGCCTTCCCCTTCTGCCGAGCGAGCGAGCGCACCTGCGACTGCACTTCCGCGATCAAGTCTTCGAGGCGCTGCAAGTCGTTGGCGGTTTCCTCGAGGCGACGCGAGGTGCTGTGGCGGCGATCGCGATAGAGGCCGACGCCGGCCGCCTCTTCGAAGAGCGAACGACGTTCGTCGGCCCGGTCGGAGAGGAGGAGGTCGATCATCTTGGCTTCGATCACGACGCCGGCGTCGCTGCCGAGGCCGGTGCCGCGCAGCAGATCCTGCACGTCGCGCAGCCGGGCCGGCGCGTTGTTGAGGAGGTAATCGCTCTGCCCCGAGCGCGAGAGCCGACGCGTGATGACCACCTCGGTGTACGGCGTGGGCAATTCGCCCTCGCTGTTGTCGAGGTA is part of the Gemmatimonadota bacterium genome and harbors:
- the aroF gene encoding 3-deoxy-7-phosphoheptulonate synthase; translation: MLIVMKQDATPDEIAGVVEVIQTMGYEARPMPGRQRTTVGLVGNDGRVDASRVEALAGVAEVIHVSKPYKQVSREWKPEPTRVPLPDGSTIGGREVIIMAGPCSVEGEEQILLSARQVKAAGATVLRAGAFKPRSSPYAFQGLGQLGLELLAVARAETGLMIVTEAMDAKGLEMVVETADIVQIGARNMQNYSLLKEAGRQRKPVLLKRGLSATISELLLSAEYILSEGNPNVILCERGIRSFDTATRNLFDLSAIAVVHGLSHLPIIADPSHGTGHRDMVPAMARAAIAAGADGLIVEVHPNPERALSDGAQSLFPEQFERMMREVGAIAEVIGRSVVSPVGSAA
- a CDS encoding AAA family ATPase; protein product: MLGPLADYISTEGDQAELAEQLLGDYVHAVLIRDASAIPAIQAWHAQEQPGTLILLPVAPGPVRSGALAETALRVDPLAADWVKALVGGSEVLHGGGRGLRRANGVVFLTGPAAASGPIRRRAELQTLGRDLDTRSAALADADARRDRTAAELLALDAAATEAQQAAERLREAERQAIAAREDLARRVTNFDREITEAETQLGRLRERLTRAEQRATQVEAALAEGSAARARLDEALVTTRAQLTELEGEQEVAREARSQWQVQEAHIAARLRAANDAIQRTERVIAEAETSGRIRTEEIARLDADTLELEAQRSEWQGGRDERAQQLMALETAAGEAEGALQAAETKLAEIEADLADVRRSVESKSEEHHRLELGVADATAQRARIVERVETEWKRPFDELAEAAPVLDLDLETLETEAERIAAALEQIGPVNALAVEEHAEESKRATFLQAQRDDLVAARQALLQAIKEIDGTAKALFAETFVAIRENFLSVFQTLFGGGECDLRLSDPDDPLEAEIEIHASPRGKKTQRIHLLSSGERTLVATSLLFAIYLTKPNPFCLMDEVDAPLDDANVGRFIRLLDQFKGQTQFLVITHNPRTMQSADAVYGVTMQEPGVSTIVGVRLGEQTTTAA